A genomic window from Emys orbicularis isolate rEmyOrb1 chromosome 8, rEmyOrb1.hap1, whole genome shotgun sequence includes:
- the SLC35A3 gene encoding UDP-N-acetylglucosamine transporter isoform X1, which yields MSTNLKYLSLGILVFQTTSLVLTMRYSRTLKEEGPRYLSSTAVVVAEFLKIMACILLVYKDSKCNLRALNRVLHDEILNKPMETLKLAIPSGIYTLQNNLLYVALSNLDAATYQVTYQLKILTTALFSVSMLSKKLGVYQWLSLVILMTGVAFVQWPSDSQATTTKELSAGSQFVGLIAVLIACFSSGFAGVYFEKILKETKQSVWIRNIQLGFFGSIFGLMGVYIYDGELLSKNGFFQGYNKLTWIVVVLQALGGLVIAAVIKYADNILKGFATSLSIILSTLISYFWLQDFVPTSVFFFGAILVIAATFLYGYDPKPAGNPIKA from the exons ATGTCTACCAATTTAAAATACCTTTCCTTGGGGATCCTGGTCTTTCAGACCACTAGTTTAGTTTTGACTATGCGATATTCTCGGACATTGAAAGAGGAAGGACCTCGTTACTTATCCTCTACTGCAGTAGTTGTTGCTGAATTTTTGAAGATTATGGCCTGCATTTTATTGGTCTACAAAGACAGCA AGTGCAATTTACGGGCTCTGAACAGAGTGCTACATGATGAAATCCTTAACAAGCCTATGGAAACACTTAAACTTGCTATTCCATCAGGGATTTATACTCTCCAGAATAACTTGCTGTATGTAGCACTGTCAAATCTAGATGCAGCCACTTATCAG GTCACATATCAATTAAAAATTCTTACTACAGCATTATTTTCTGTGTCCATGCTAAGTAAGAAATTAGGTGTATACCAGTGGTTATCATTAGTGATTTTGATGACGGGAGTTGCATTTGTACAG TGGCCCTCAGATTCTCAAGCAACAACTACTAAAGAGTTGTCAGCAGGATCTCAATTTGTTGGTCTTATAGCAGTCCTTATAGCCTGCTTTTCAAGTGGATTTGCTGGGGTTTATTTTgagaaaattttaaaagaaaccaaacaGTCTGTCTGGATCAGAAACATTCAGCTTG GATTTTTTGGTAGCATATTTGGATTGATGGGTGTGTACATATatgatggagaacttctgtcaAAGAATGGATTTTTTCAAGGATATAACAAACTTACTTGGATAGTTGTAGTTCTACAG GCACTGGGGGGCCTTGTGATTGCTGCTGTTATAAAATATgcagacaatattttaaaaggatttgCAACATCTTTGTCAATTATATTGTCAACATTGATCTCCTATTTCTGGCTGCAAGATTTTGTCCCAACCAG
- the SLC35A3 gene encoding UDP-N-acetylglucosamine transporter isoform X2, with the protein MSTNLKYLSLGILVFQTTSLVLTMRYSRTLKEEGPRYLSSTAVVVAEFLKIMACILLVYKDSKCNLRALNRVLHDEILNKPMETLKLAIPSGIYTLQNNLLYVALSNLDAATYQVTYQLKILTTALFSVSMLSKKLGVYQWLSLVILMTGVAFVQWPSDSQATTTKELSAGSQFVGLIAVLIACFSSGFAGVYFEKILKETKQSVWIRNIQLVSFSLEPFL; encoded by the exons ATGTCTACCAATTTAAAATACCTTTCCTTGGGGATCCTGGTCTTTCAGACCACTAGTTTAGTTTTGACTATGCGATATTCTCGGACATTGAAAGAGGAAGGACCTCGTTACTTATCCTCTACTGCAGTAGTTGTTGCTGAATTTTTGAAGATTATGGCCTGCATTTTATTGGTCTACAAAGACAGCA AGTGCAATTTACGGGCTCTGAACAGAGTGCTACATGATGAAATCCTTAACAAGCCTATGGAAACACTTAAACTTGCTATTCCATCAGGGATTTATACTCTCCAGAATAACTTGCTGTATGTAGCACTGTCAAATCTAGATGCAGCCACTTATCAG GTCACATATCAATTAAAAATTCTTACTACAGCATTATTTTCTGTGTCCATGCTAAGTAAGAAATTAGGTGTATACCAGTGGTTATCATTAGTGATTTTGATGACGGGAGTTGCATTTGTACAG TGGCCCTCAGATTCTCAAGCAACAACTACTAAAGAGTTGTCAGCAGGATCTCAATTTGTTGGTCTTATAGCAGTCCTTATAGCCTGCTTTTCAAGTGGATTTGCTGGGGTTTATTTTgagaaaattttaaaagaaaccaaacaGTCTGTCTGGATCAGAAACATTCAGCTTG